A DNA window from Parabacteroides johnsonii DSM 18315 contains the following coding sequences:
- the potA gene encoding polyamine ABC transporter ATP-binding protein — translation MQKSDCIIGVEHVSKFFGDKAVLNDVNLSVRKGEFVTILGPSGCGKTTLLRLIAGFQTASEGIITIAGKEITQTPPHKRPVNTVFQKYALFPHLNVFNNIAFGLKLKKLPAAVIEKKVKQALKMVGMTDYEYRDVDSLSGGQQQRVAIARAIVNEPEVLLLDEPLAALDLKMRKDMQMELKEMHKSLGITFIYVTHDQEEALTLSDTIVVMSEGKIQQIGTPIDIYNEPINSFVADFIGESNILNGLMIKDKSVSFAGHEFECVDEGFGEQTPVDVVLRPEDIYIFEPSEAAMLTGTVTSSIFKGVHYEMMVQTPEGYEFMVQDYHCFDAGQEVGLLVKPFDIHVMKKERICNTFEGKMVDTTHVEFLGCTFECREVSGIEPETPVQVEVDFDRVILEDNEEDGRLTGEVKFILYKGNHYHLTVFTDWDEDIFVDTNDVWDDGDRVGITIAPENIRIVQSTKKEGSDK, via the coding sequence ATGCAAAAATCTGACTGCATCATCGGTGTGGAGCATGTGTCTAAATTCTTTGGAGACAAGGCCGTATTGAATGATGTGAATTTGTCTGTCCGTAAGGGCGAGTTTGTAACCATTCTGGGGCCGTCCGGTTGCGGAAAGACGACATTGTTACGTCTGATTGCCGGATTCCAGACTGCTTCTGAGGGTATAATAACCATTGCGGGAAAAGAAATTACGCAAACACCCCCTCATAAACGTCCGGTCAATACCGTATTTCAGAAATACGCTCTTTTCCCTCATTTGAATGTTTTCAATAACATCGCTTTCGGTTTGAAGCTGAAAAAACTTCCGGCTGCCGTAATCGAGAAAAAGGTGAAGCAGGCTCTCAAGATGGTAGGAATGACCGATTACGAATATCGTGATGTGGATTCCCTTTCAGGCGGACAGCAGCAACGTGTTGCGATTGCCAGGGCTATTGTGAACGAACCGGAAGTGCTTTTATTGGATGAACCGCTGGCTGCCCTCGACCTCAAGATGCGCAAGGATATGCAGATGGAGTTGAAAGAGATGCATAAGTCTCTCGGAATAACCTTTATTTATGTCACCCATGATCAGGAGGAAGCACTTACCCTGAGCGACACGATCGTCGTGATGAGCGAAGGGAAAATTCAACAGATCGGGACGCCTATCGACATCTACAACGAACCGATCAACTCGTTTGTCGCCGACTTCATCGGCGAAAGCAACATCCTGAACGGGTTGATGATCAAAGATAAATCAGTATCCTTTGCCGGACATGAGTTCGAATGCGTGGACGAAGGTTTCGGAGAACAAACCCCGGTGGATGTTGTGCTCCGTCCGGAAGACATTTATATTTTTGAGCCGTCTGAAGCCGCCATGCTGACCGGGACGGTTACCTCTTCCATTTTCAAGGGGGTTCACTACGAAATGATGGTGCAGACGCCGGAAGGCTATGAATTTATGGTGCAGGACTACCATTGCTTCGATGCCGGACAGGAAGTCGGTCTGCTGGTTAAGCCCTTCGATATCCATGTGATGAAGAAGGAACGTATCTGCAATACGTTCGAAGGAAAGATGGTCGATACCACGCATGTGGAATTTTTAGGCTGTACGTTCGAATGCCGAGAGGTATCCGGCATTGAGCCGGAAACACCGGTGCAGGTCGAAGTAGACTTTGACCGCGTCATCCTGGAAGACAACGAGGAAGACGGCCGCCTGACCGGTGAAGTGAAATTTATCCTCTACAAAGGCAACCATTATCATTTGACAGTGTTTACCGACTGGGACGAAGATATCTTTGTCGACACCAATGATGTCTGGGACGACGGCGACCGGGTCGGAATCACGATCGCTCCCGAAAATATACGGATTGTTCAATCAACTAAAAAGGAAGGAAGTGATAAGTAA
- a CDS encoding ABC transporter permease yields MRRKNWMIPYALFLAVFVVMPLLLIVLYAFTDADGAFTFANFRKFMVHPEAMNTFIYSIGIAIITTLACLILGYPAAYILSQERFNTSRTMVVLFILPMWVNILIRTLATVALFDFLNLPLGEGALVFGMVYNFLPFMIYPIYNTLQKMDRSLIEAAQDLGANPFQVFMKTILPLSMPGVMSGIVMVFMPTVSTFAIAELLTMNNIKLFGTTVQENIYNGMWNYGAALSLIMLLLIGVTILFTNDEDNASNEGGGVI; encoded by the coding sequence ATGCGGCGTAAGAACTGGATGATTCCTTATGCCCTGTTTTTGGCTGTTTTTGTCGTAATGCCTTTGTTGCTGATCGTATTATATGCGTTTACAGATGCCGACGGAGCCTTCACTTTTGCTAATTTCCGTAAGTTCATGGTGCATCCCGAAGCGATGAACACGTTTATCTATTCGATCGGGATTGCGATTATCACGACGCTTGCCTGTCTCATCCTGGGCTATCCGGCTGCTTATATTTTGAGTCAGGAGCGTTTCAATACCTCCCGGACGATGGTCGTGCTATTCATCTTGCCGATGTGGGTGAATATCCTGATCCGTACGCTGGCTACGGTGGCCTTGTTCGATTTTCTGAATCTGCCGTTGGGAGAGGGGGCGTTGGTTTTCGGTATGGTGTATAACTTCCTTCCGTTCATGATCTATCCGATTTATAATACGTTGCAAAAGATGGACCGTAGCCTGATCGAGGCAGCCCAAGATTTAGGAGCCAATCCGTTTCAGGTCTTTATGAAGACGATCCTGCCTCTTTCGATGCCCGGCGTAATGAGCGGGATCGTCATGGTTTTCATGCCGACGGTTTCCACGTTTGCCATTGCCGAGTTGCTGACGATGAATAACATCAAACTGTTCGGTACGACCGTGCAGGAAAATATTTATAATGGCATGTGGAATTATGGTGCGGCGCTTTCTCTGATTATGTTGTTGCTGATCGGCGTTACCATCCTCTTTACGAACGATGAAGACAACGCTTCAAACGAAGGGGGAGGTGTGATATGA
- a CDS encoding ABC transporter permease: MMTKWMAKGYLWLLLALLYSPILIIMIFSFTEAKVLGNWTGFSTKLYSSLFTGGVQRSLVSALWNTFAIAMIAATVSTLLGSIAAIGIFNLRSRTRQVMNFANAIPMMNADIITGVSLFLLFVSFGVSQGFTTVVLAHITFCTPYVVLSVMPRLKKMNQNVYEAALDLGATPFQALRKVILPEIRPGMISGFILAFTLSIDDFAVTIFTIGNEGLETLSTFIYADARKGGLTPELRPLSTIIFVTVLVLLIVINKRAEKSKS; encoded by the coding sequence ATGATGACGAAATGGATGGCAAAAGGATATCTGTGGTTGCTGCTGGCGCTGCTGTATTCCCCGATTCTGATTATTATGATTTTCTCGTTTACCGAAGCGAAGGTCTTGGGTAACTGGACGGGATTTTCAACCAAACTGTATAGTTCGCTGTTTACAGGAGGTGTGCAGCGTTCGTTGGTGAGCGCGTTATGGAATACGTTCGCCATTGCGATGATTGCGGCGACCGTCTCCACGCTGTTGGGCAGTATTGCTGCTATCGGTATTTTCAACCTGCGGTCGCGGACCCGCCAGGTGATGAACTTTGCGAATGCGATCCCGATGATGAATGCAGATATTATTACGGGTGTCTCTCTTTTCCTGCTGTTCGTGAGTTTTGGTGTCTCTCAGGGATTCACGACGGTTGTGTTGGCGCATATCACGTTTTGTACGCCTTATGTGGTGCTGAGTGTTATGCCACGCCTGAAAAAGATGAACCAGAATGTCTATGAGGCGGCGCTCGATTTGGGGGCGACTCCTTTCCAGGCGTTGCGCAAGGTGATTCTGCCGGAGATTCGTCCGGGCATGATCAGCGGCTTTATACTGGCTTTTACGCTTTCGATCGACGACTTTGCCGTTACCATCTTTACGATCGGCAACGAGGGACTGGAAACCCTATCGACCTTTATTTATGCGGATGCCCGCAAAGGGGGACTGACACCGGAGTTGCGTCCGCTGTCGACTATCATCTTTGTGACGGTACTTGTCCTTTTGATTGTGATTAATAAACGGGCGGAGAAGTCCAAAAGCTAA
- a CDS encoding ABC transporter substrate-binding protein, translating to MNKLITIIASCLSLLTFMSSCNRTDEERSHILKVYNWADYIDEDVLAEFPAWYKEQTGEDIRIIYQVFDINEIMLTKIERGHEDFDLICPSEYIIERMLKKNLLVPIDRNFGKTPDYLDNVSPYIRGQLNKLSQPGRKTTDYVVPYMWGTAGILYNRQFVEKKEVESWECLWDPKFRNKILMKDSYRDSYGTAIIYAHANELEDGTVTVEQLMNDNSPEAIAIAEELLKKMKPNIAGWEADFGKEMMTKGKAWLNFTWSGDAVWAMDEAEAVGVELDYEVPREGSNIWYDGWAIPKYARNVKAASYFIDYLCRPDVALRNMDAIGYVSAIATPEIMEAKIDSTIEKVSDLSYFFGPGADSIRINPVQYPDRKVVERCAMIRDFGDRTELVLEMWSRVKGDNLNTGIVLLIFAVFGVLFVWLVYRRIRQYKQRQRHHRRRRRRW from the coding sequence ATGAATAAACTGATTACAATAATAGCAAGTTGCCTCTCTCTTTTGACTTTTATGTCTTCATGCAATCGTACGGATGAGGAGCGCAGCCATATTCTGAAAGTCTACAATTGGGCAGACTATATCGACGAGGATGTCTTGGCCGAATTTCCCGCCTGGTACAAGGAGCAGACCGGCGAAGATATCCGGATCATCTACCAGGTGTTCGATATCAATGAGATCATGCTTACCAAGATCGAACGCGGGCATGAAGATTTTGACCTGATCTGTCCGTCCGAATATATCATCGAACGGATGTTGAAGAAAAACCTTCTTGTCCCGATAGATCGCAATTTCGGAAAGACACCGGATTATCTGGATAATGTCTCTCCTTATATCCGCGGGCAACTGAACAAGCTAAGCCAGCCGGGACGGAAGACGACCGACTATGTCGTCCCTTATATGTGGGGAACGGCAGGAATTTTGTATAACAGGCAATTCGTGGAGAAGAAAGAGGTCGAAAGCTGGGAGTGTCTTTGGGACCCGAAGTTCAGAAACAAGATATTGATGAAAGACAGCTATCGTGACTCCTACGGTACGGCCATTATTTACGCCCATGCGAATGAACTGGAAGATGGGACTGTGACGGTCGAGCAACTGATGAACGACAATTCTCCCGAAGCGATCGCCATAGCCGAAGAACTTCTGAAAAAGATGAAACCCAACATTGCCGGTTGGGAAGCCGACTTCGGCAAGGAGATGATGACGAAAGGCAAGGCTTGGCTCAACTTTACCTGGAGCGGAGATGCGGTCTGGGCGATGGATGAGGCGGAGGCTGTCGGTGTGGAGCTGGATTATGAAGTGCCCCGAGAAGGCAGCAATATCTGGTACGACGGCTGGGCGATCCCTAAATATGCCCGTAATGTAAAGGCAGCCAGTTATTTTATTGATTATCTTTGTCGTCCGGACGTCGCTTTGCGAAATATGGACGCTATCGGTTATGTCAGTGCCATTGCGACTCCTGAAATCATGGAAGCTAAAATCGATTCGACAATCGAAAAGGTTTCCGACCTGAGTTATTTTTTCGGTCCCGGTGCGGATAGTATCCGGATCAATCCGGTACAATATCCCGACCGCAAGGTGGTAGAGCGTTGCGCCATGATCCGCGATTTCGGTGATCGGACAGAACTGGTTCTGGAGATGTGGAGCCGTGTGAAAGGGGATAACTTGAATACTGGAATCGTCTTGCTGATCTTTGCCGTGTTCGGAGTGTTATTTGTCTGGCTGGTGTATCGCAGGATACGTCAATATAAACAGCGGCAACGGCATCACAGACGTCGCCGCCGTCGTTGGTAG
- a CDS encoding HAD family hydrolase produces MEGIKNLVIDFGGVIINLTRNRCIEAFESLGVANIREQIVNNYQHKDLFMKIELGSITVAEFRDGIRHLTKQPLTDEQIDAAWIAMLDDVPDYKLDLLLDLRKRYNTMLLSNTNEIHWDWSEKTCFSYKGHHASDFFNHIYLSYRLHLLKPDAEIFEYVLQDANIRPEETLFIDDAIPNCRTAESLGFHTYTPQPREDWSHLFGFMNHEL; encoded by the coding sequence ATGGAAGGCATAAAAAATTTGGTTATAGATTTTGGCGGCGTGATTATCAATCTCACCCGTAATCGATGTATCGAGGCATTCGAGAGTCTGGGGGTCGCGAATATACGCGAGCAGATTGTCAATAATTACCAGCATAAGGATCTGTTCATGAAGATCGAGTTGGGTTCCATCACGGTAGCCGAGTTCCGCGACGGTATCCGTCATCTGACCAAACAGCCTTTGACGGACGAGCAGATTGATGCCGCCTGGATCGCCATGCTCGATGATGTTCCGGACTATAAACTGGATCTTTTGCTCGACCTCCGGAAACGTTATAATACGATGCTGCTCAGCAATACGAACGAGATTCATTGGGACTGGTCGGAAAAGACCTGTTTCTCCTATAAAGGCCACCATGCTTCCGACTTTTTCAATCATATTTATCTTTCCTATCGCCTCCATCTGTTGAAACCCGATGCTGAAATTTTCGAATACGTCCTGCAAGACGCCAATATCCGTCCGGAAGAAACTCTTTTCATAGACGATGCTATCCCTAATTGCCGTACGGCGGAATCACTTGGATTCCATACCTATACACCTCAGCCCCGTGAGGACTGGTCACATTTGTTTGGATTTATGAATCATGAATTATGA
- a CDS encoding queuosine precursor transporter, with translation MQKTSTVTVPFMLLGILFNICLVASNLLETKVIQVFGITATAGLIVFPISYIINDCIAEVWGFKKARLIIWSGFASNFLVIGFAQLAVLLPAAPFWEGEEGFNFVFGMAPRIAIASLMAFLVGSFLNAYVMSKMKIASAGKNFSLRAIVSTLVGESADSMIFFPIAFAGLIPVGELFIMIGTQAVLKSLYEVIILPVTIRVVNYIKKVDGNDVYDVGTSYNILNVRDL, from the coding sequence ATGCAGAAGACATCTACTGTAACCGTACCGTTCATGCTATTAGGCATCCTGTTCAATATCTGCTTGGTAGCTTCAAACCTGTTAGAAACCAAAGTCATCCAGGTATTCGGCATCACAGCGACTGCCGGACTGATCGTTTTCCCGATCTCTTATATCATCAATGACTGTATCGCCGAAGTATGGGGATTCAAGAAAGCACGCCTGATTATCTGGAGCGGGTTCGCTTCGAATTTCCTTGTAATCGGATTTGCGCAATTGGCGGTACTGTTGCCTGCCGCCCCATTCTGGGAAGGCGAAGAAGGCTTCAACTTCGTGTTCGGGATGGCGCCGCGCATCGCTATAGCGAGCCTGATGGCCTTTCTTGTCGGTTCGTTCCTGAATGCTTATGTGATGAGTAAGATGAAGATTGCTTCGGCCGGAAAGAATTTCTCTTTACGAGCCATCGTCTCCACATTAGTCGGCGAGAGTGCCGATTCGATGATCTTTTTCCCGATCGCTTTCGCCGGACTAATACCGGTAGGCGAACTCTTCATCATGATCGGGACACAAGCGGTTCTGAAATCTCTCTATGAAGTAATAATCCTTCCTGTCACCATCCGTGTGGTAAACTACATCAAGAAGGTGGACGGGAATGATGTGTATGATGTTGGGACATCATACAATATACTAAACGTGAGAGATTTATAA
- a CDS encoding DUF2490 domain-containing protein: MKVIICCISFLLLSICPSLLAMEGTGVALKVSLSGKIYKRFSFVLEEDIRPRDDFREAGWFLTTGEINYRILPNLRAGAGYMSLVRYKASEEVRNRYYLYASGSHRFGAFKIAIRERFQSTYRKNCLHPTNYLRSMLTLSYRIASSRFEPFIYVEPFNNVGYNGKMRADKIRYSAGCDYRMDTKNYIQLYYRYHTFNVYDPINYRHGIGLTYSHRF, from the coding sequence ATGAAAGTAATTATCTGTTGTATCTCCTTCCTGCTTCTATCCATATGCCCTTCGCTTCTGGCGATGGAAGGTACGGGAGTCGCACTGAAAGTCAGCCTGTCCGGAAAAATATACAAACGTTTCTCTTTCGTTCTGGAAGAAGATATCCGTCCACGCGACGACTTCAGGGAAGCCGGATGGTTCCTTACCACAGGAGAGATCAACTATCGCATTTTGCCGAACTTACGGGCGGGAGCCGGTTATATGTCGTTAGTCCGCTACAAGGCATCGGAGGAAGTGCGCAACCGGTATTACCTGTACGCCTCCGGTTCTCACCGGTTCGGGGCATTTAAAATTGCGATCCGGGAGCGCTTTCAGAGCACGTACAGGAAAAATTGCCTGCATCCGACCAACTACCTCCGCAGCATGCTCACCCTCTCCTACCGGATCGCTTCTTCAAGATTTGAACCTTTCATCTATGTAGAGCCTTTTAACAACGTAGGCTACAACGGGAAGATGCGTGCCGACAAAATCCGCTATTCCGCTGGCTGCGATTACCGGATGGATACCAAAAATTACATCCAACTCTACTACCGCTACCATACTTTCAACGTATACGACCCGATCAACTACCGCCACGGCATCGGTCTGACCTATTCACACCGGTTCTGA
- a CDS encoding ClC family H(+)/Cl(-) exchange transporter: MKINRIVKLKLVDARLYFVSLIVGLLTGLVAVPYHYLLQLFFNMRKNFFQSSPPWYYHIVLFLALWGVLCSVAWMVRRWPYIGGGGISQTRGAINGRIEYAHSFRQLLAKFAGGVLTLSSGLSMGREGPSVQMGSYIGDLVSKWGHILSGERKQLLAAGAGAGLAAAFAAPLAAATLVIESIERFDAPKTAITTILAGVVAGAIASTIFPINPYHDIQAIVPDLSMGLHIKLYILFAVIVSVFGKFYSLLMLYAKRMFPAIRQPEYIKLLGLLVMAYVISLTITDLTGGGEQFLMQQAEGGSNNIYWIAGMMFLHMVFTVFSFSSGLPGGSFIPTLVTGGLIGKLYALILVQHGIIGMENVSYVMLIGMGAFLIAVVRTPITAIILITEITGHFEVFYPSIVVGGLTYYFTELLEIKPFNVMFYEEMINKPIFREQKRLTLDVEVMAGAYFDRKEVDTLELPNHCVIMNIHRDRKNISPTGQTILPGDQLTIELDAQDIEKLYEPLVSMANIY; this comes from the coding sequence ATGAAGATTAATCGGATAGTAAAGCTGAAACTGGTAGATGCCAGACTCTATTTCGTGAGTCTGATCGTTGGGCTGCTGACCGGATTGGTGGCGGTTCCTTACCACTATCTGCTGCAACTATTCTTCAATATGCGGAAGAACTTCTTCCAGTCCTCGCCTCCCTGGTATTATCATATTGTCTTATTCCTTGCCCTATGGGGAGTCCTCTGCTCCGTCGCCTGGATGGTCAGGCGGTGGCCTTACATCGGAGGTGGAGGCATTTCGCAGACACGGGGTGCGATCAACGGACGCATCGAGTATGCACATTCCTTTCGTCAACTACTGGCCAAATTCGCGGGCGGTGTCCTGACGCTCAGCAGCGGCCTCTCGATGGGACGCGAAGGACCTTCTGTGCAAATGGGTTCTTACATAGGCGACCTGGTCAGCAAATGGGGACATATCCTGAGCGGCGAACGTAAGCAGCTCCTTGCCGCAGGCGCAGGTGCTGGACTGGCAGCCGCCTTTGCCGCTCCCCTTGCTGCCGCTACTCTGGTGATCGAATCGATCGAACGCTTCGATGCTCCGAAAACGGCTATCACGACGATCCTGGCCGGTGTCGTCGCCGGAGCAATCGCCAGTACGATTTTCCCGATCAACCCGTATCACGACATACAGGCCATCGTACCCGACCTATCGATGGGACTGCACATCAAACTGTATATCCTATTTGCCGTCATCGTATCGGTTTTCGGCAAATTCTATTCCCTGCTGATGCTATATGCCAAACGGATGTTTCCTGCGATCCGGCAACCCGAATATATCAAGCTGTTAGGTCTTTTGGTCATGGCATACGTCATTTCACTGACGATCACCGACCTGACCGGCGGAGGCGAACAGTTCCTGATGCAGCAGGCGGAAGGCGGGAGCAACAATATCTATTGGATAGCAGGAATGATGTTCCTGCACATGGTGTTTACCGTTTTCTCCTTCTCCTCCGGATTGCCGGGAGGGAGCTTTATCCCGACCTTGGTGACAGGCGGACTGATCGGTAAACTCTATGCCCTCATTCTGGTGCAGCACGGGATCATCGGGATGGAAAACGTGAGTTATGTTATGCTGATCGGGATGGGCGCCTTCCTGATCGCTGTCGTGCGCACTCCTATCACAGCTATTATCCTGATTACGGAGATCACGGGGCATTTCGAGGTATTCTATCCTTCCATCGTCGTAGGTGGACTCACATATTATTTCACGGAACTATTGGAAATTAAGCCGTTCAACGTAATGTTCTATGAAGAGATGATCAACAAACCGATATTCCGGGAGCAGAAACGGCTGACTCTGGATGTGGAGGTGATGGCCGGAGCCTATTTCGACAGGAAAGAGGTCGATACGCTCGAACTTCCCAATCATTGTGTAATCATGAATATCCACCGCGATCGCAAAAACATCTCCCCCACCGGACAAACCATCCTGCCCGGTGACCAGCTCACTATCGAACTGGATGCTCAAGATATAGAAAAACTGTACGAGCCGCTGGTGAGCATGGCCAACATCTACTAA